A genomic segment from Siphonobacter curvatus encodes:
- a CDS encoding isoaspartyl peptidase/L-asparaginase family protein translates to MKKWLLLLMSTPAFAQSPDPSKITLVIHGGAGTITRQNMTAEKEKAYRQVLEQALQTGYTILKKGGTSLDAVEATVHVMEDSPLFNAGKGAVFTHEGKNELDAAIMDGKTLKAGAVAGVTTVRNPISAARAVMEKSEHVLLIGKGAETFAKDKGLTIVDPSYFYTENRWQGLQKAIKEEKVKLDHTEEAPKKPAKAPKNASSRAEELIFTEGKKFGTVGCVALDQYGNLAAGTSTGGMTNKRYGRVGDAPIIGAGTYADNTTCAISATGHGEYFIRSVVAYDIAALMHYKGLSVQEAAKEVVNQKLVERGGEGGVIALDAKGNFAMPFNSEGMYRGYIKSDGSLQIEIYKD, encoded by the coding sequence ATGAAAAAATGGTTATTGCTACTAATGAGTACCCCGGCCTTTGCTCAAAGTCCCGATCCTTCTAAAATAACGCTGGTCATACACGGCGGGGCTGGAACCATTACCCGGCAGAATATGACGGCAGAGAAAGAAAAGGCGTACCGGCAAGTGTTAGAGCAGGCTTTACAAACGGGTTATACTATTTTAAAGAAAGGAGGTACGAGTCTGGATGCGGTAGAAGCTACGGTCCACGTCATGGAAGACTCACCTTTATTCAATGCTGGAAAGGGAGCCGTGTTTACGCACGAGGGTAAAAACGAACTCGATGCCGCCATCATGGATGGAAAAACGCTCAAAGCAGGAGCCGTAGCGGGCGTAACCACCGTTCGTAATCCCATATCGGCTGCTCGGGCGGTGATGGAAAAATCCGAACACGTTTTATTAATAGGAAAAGGAGCCGAAACGTTCGCCAAGGATAAAGGACTCACCATCGTTGACCCCAGCTACTTCTACACCGAAAACCGATGGCAGGGTTTACAAAAAGCCATAAAGGAAGAGAAGGTCAAACTGGATCATACCGAAGAAGCTCCGAAGAAACCAGCAAAGGCTCCTAAGAATGCCAGCAGTCGGGCTGAAGAGTTAATTTTCACGGAAGGGAAAAAATTTGGTACGGTCGGTTGTGTAGCATTGGACCAGTACGGAAACTTGGCTGCGGGCACCTCTACGGGGGGAATGACCAACAAACGATACGGTAGGGTAGGGGATGCTCCCATTATCGGAGCGGGTACATATGCGGACAATACTACCTGTGCCATTTCAGCGACGGGCCACGGTGAATACTTCATTCGATCAGTAGTCGCTTATGACATCGCTGCCCTGATGCATTATAAAGGACTATCTGTACAAGAGGCTGCCAAGGAAGTGGTAAATCAAAAACTGGTCGAACGAGGAGGCGAAGGTGGAGTCATTGCCCTGGATGCAAAGGGTAATTTTGCCATGCCTTTTAATTCGGAAGGAATGTACCGAGGCTACATTAAGTCAGACGGCTCTCTTCAAATAGAGATCTACAAAGACTAA
- a CDS encoding acyltransferase family protein: MSLTATEPTLAQPVPIKRLLSLDTLRGFDMFWIMGGDEIFYALAKTTTWGWAAFMADQFTHPEWNGFRFYDLIFPLFLFMAGVSTPFSVGSRLEKGDEKGPLARKIITRGITLVIFGIIYNNGLFVKPIEEIRFCSVLGRIGLAGMFAQLIYLYASERAQYVWFFGILLGYWAALMLIPVPGCGAGVLTLECSLPGYVDRLLVPGKLYLTVHDPEGLLSTIPAICNALLGIYAGTILRNAMRRPEEKIQALVGLGVIFFILGWLWNMVFPVNKNLWTSSFVLVTGGCSLGLLALFYWIIDVKRYQKWTILFTVIGMNSILIYLAVLIINFEHIADFFFGGLIHQLSSEPLKAVLTVAGMILMKWLFLYILYQKKIFLRV; this comes from the coding sequence ATGTCCCTTACTGCTACTGAACCTACCCTTGCTCAACCCGTACCCATCAAACGGCTGTTATCCCTGGATACGTTACGGGGATTTGATATGTTTTGGATTATGGGAGGGGATGAAATCTTCTATGCCCTGGCCAAGACGACCACTTGGGGCTGGGCCGCCTTTATGGCCGACCAGTTTACGCATCCCGAGTGGAATGGCTTTCGCTTTTACGACCTGATTTTTCCGCTCTTTCTATTTATGGCGGGCGTATCCACTCCCTTTTCCGTAGGCAGCCGATTGGAGAAAGGCGATGAGAAGGGACCGCTAGCCCGCAAGATTATTACGCGAGGCATCACCCTGGTGATTTTCGGTATTATCTATAATAATGGATTGTTCGTTAAGCCGATTGAGGAAATTCGTTTTTGTAGCGTACTCGGACGTATTGGGCTGGCGGGGATGTTTGCCCAGCTGATTTATCTGTACGCTAGTGAGCGGGCTCAGTATGTCTGGTTCTTCGGAATTTTACTCGGTTATTGGGCGGCCTTGATGCTCATTCCCGTACCCGGATGCGGAGCGGGTGTGCTTACGCTGGAATGTAGCCTGCCGGGTTACGTAGATCGATTGCTAGTCCCGGGAAAACTGTACCTAACCGTACATGACCCCGAAGGATTGCTCTCCACCATCCCCGCCATCTGCAATGCTTTACTCGGTATTTACGCCGGTACTATTTTAAGGAATGCGATGCGTCGTCCCGAAGAGAAGATACAAGCTTTAGTCGGCCTCGGAGTGATTTTCTTTATCCTAGGATGGCTCTGGAATATGGTCTTTCCCGTAAACAAGAACTTATGGACGAGCTCGTTCGTACTCGTAACGGGGGGCTGTAGTCTAGGTTTGCTCGCTTTATTTTATTGGATCATTGATGTAAAGCGGTATCAGAAATGGACGATTCTGTTCACCGTGATTGGGATGAACTCTATTTTAATCTACCTGGCGGTTTTAATCATTAACTTTGAACACATCGCAGACTTCTTTTTCGGAGGACTCATTCATCAACTCAGCTCCGAACCCTTAAAGGCCGTTCTGACCGTAGCCGGAATGATTTTGATGAAGTGGCTTTTCCTGTATATCCTTTATCAAAAGAAGATATTCCTTCGAGTCTGA
- a CDS encoding WcaI family glycosyltransferase: MKKVLIYGINYAPELTGIGKYTGELGAWLAETGHEVEVITTFPYYPQWEVQTDFKGKLWHTHLLKGVTVHRCPFYVPKQVSAAKRIIHEFSFLLSSLVYWIPLLFKPKADVVLCVAPPFHLSFVAYLYSLLKGSLFYIHVQDLQVDAAKDLGMIKNKSLLNILFKAEKFILNKADRVSTISLAMEKKIIQKEVGENKTYVFPNWVDMEAIQPLPKSASLRKEFGLRNTDKVILYAGNLGEKQGLELIIEAAKHYQKFPHIYFVVVGSGGAKERLIEKVDADKLTNVKFFPLQKSEDMSRLLATADLHLVLQKKAAADLLLPSKLGPILAAGGCVLVTADPGTTLHNLVSDRQLGLVVEPESLSALVAGIDMALKTNLAFFQANARSYAKRHLSKKVILSAMERELLGGKLVKSVPEISTSFQPVNEVYYSG; encoded by the coding sequence GTGATTACCACGTTTCCTTATTATCCGCAGTGGGAAGTACAGACCGATTTTAAAGGGAAGTTATGGCACACGCATCTGCTCAAGGGCGTGACCGTTCACCGGTGTCCCTTTTACGTTCCCAAGCAAGTAAGTGCGGCCAAACGCATCATCCATGAGTTTTCTTTTTTGCTCAGCAGTTTAGTTTACTGGATTCCTTTACTTTTTAAACCCAAAGCGGACGTAGTGCTTTGCGTAGCTCCTCCGTTTCATTTAAGCTTTGTTGCCTATTTGTATAGTTTACTCAAAGGTTCATTGTTTTACATTCATGTACAGGATCTTCAAGTCGATGCGGCTAAAGATTTAGGGATGATTAAAAACAAAAGCTTATTAAACATTCTTTTTAAAGCGGAGAAGTTTATTTTAAATAAAGCGGATCGTGTTTCCACCATTAGCTTAGCAATGGAAAAGAAAATTATCCAAAAAGAAGTAGGTGAAAATAAAACGTACGTGTTTCCCAATTGGGTAGACATGGAAGCCATTCAACCCTTACCTAAATCGGCTTCTTTGCGCAAAGAATTTGGTTTACGTAATACGGATAAAGTTATTCTGTATGCCGGAAATTTAGGTGAGAAACAAGGCTTGGAATTAATTATTGAAGCGGCTAAACACTATCAGAAATTTCCACATATTTATTTTGTTGTGGTAGGTTCGGGTGGAGCCAAAGAGCGATTAATTGAGAAGGTTGACGCGGATAAACTGACGAACGTTAAGTTTTTCCCCCTGCAGAAAAGTGAAGATATGTCACGGTTGTTGGCTACGGCAGATTTACACTTAGTCTTACAAAAGAAAGCAGCAGCCGATTTATTACTGCCTTCCAAACTAGGACCTATTTTAGCAGCGGGTGGTTGCGTTTTAGTAACTGCTGATCCGGGTACCACACTGCATAACCTGGTGTCTGATAGACAATTAGGATTAGTGGTGGAACCAGAATCCTTATCAGCATTAGTGGCAGGAATTGATATGGCTTTAAAAACTAATCTGGCCTTTTTTCAAGCAAATGCGCGCAGTTATGCCAAACGTCATTTAAGTAAAAAGGTGATTTTATCAGCCATGGAACGTGAACTTTTAGGCGGGAAATTAGTTAAGAGTGTGCCAGAAATATCAACTTCTTTTCAACCCGTTAATGAAGTGTATTACTCCGGGTAA